The following are encoded together in the Perca fluviatilis chromosome 23, GENO_Pfluv_1.0, whole genome shotgun sequence genome:
- the nopchap1 gene encoding uncharacterized protein C12orf45 homolog produces MSETHVDTNVASKMELNVKKTSSKALLSCGNGQGLSEKLLLKPKAGRPPQTERVPRSSVLERLQSFLPQMAAANEKLKQQMDEAPAGRFDIESVEGAEKVIEMDVALVELSGSDSDSEDGEETSEEDSGEESDVTEQNLKLPGDNGKRKKAFIQVLHPPGE; encoded by the exons atgagtgaGACACATGTCGACACAAACGTTGCCTCTAAAATGGAATTAAACGTCAAGAAAACGAGTTCAAAGGCGTTGCTTTCATGTGGGAACGGACAAG GTCTCAGTGAGAAGCTTCTCCTCAAGCCAAAGGCTGGCAGACCCCCGCAGACGGAGAGAGTCCCGAGGAGCAGCG tgttgGAGCGGCTGCAGAGCTTCCTGCCTCAGATGGCCGCGGCCAATGAGAAGCTGAAGCAGCAGATGGACGAGGCTCCGGCTGGACGCTTCGACATCGAGAGCGTGGAGGGGGCCGAGAAGGTCATAGAGATG GACGTAGCGCTGGTGGAGCTCAGCGGGTCCGACAGCGACTCAGAAGATGGAGAGGAGACGTCGGAGGAGGACTCCGGCGAGGAGAGCGACGTCACAGAGCAGAACCTTAAACTACCGGGAGACAACGGCAAGAGGAAGAAAGCCTTCATCCAGGTTCTCCATCCACCGGGAGAGTAG